A portion of the Polaribacter cellanae genome contains these proteins:
- a CDS encoding VPS10 domain-containing protein has product MKKYLFLVICMIFSANAKVNAQKNANKVSNEYFSAVKWRNIGPFRGGRSAAVTGVSGKANLFYMGATGGGVWKTTDAGNTWQNISDGFFGGSVGSVAVSESDNNVMYVGMGEKTVRGNVSSGDGIWKSVNAGKTWKHIGLKNSRHIPRMRIHPKNPDIVFAGVMGDLYKPTQERGVYKSIDGGENWKKVLFSDENSGVIDLIIDPNNPRILYATTWDVRRTPYSLSSGGKGSAMFKSTDEGETWTNISANKGLPKGIWGISGVTVSPVNSDIVWALIENEKGGVYKSTDAGKTWRLINSERKLRQRAWYYTRLYADTQDEDILYVLNVRYHKSTDGGKTYSTYNAPHGDHHDLWIAPENNQRMIIGDDGGAQISFDAGENWSTYMNQPTAQFYRVTTDNHFPYRILAAQQDNSTVRISHRTAGGFITESDWEATAGGESAHIAVDPLNDDIVYGGSYGGLLTRKNHKTGETRAINVWPDDPMGHGAEDFKYRFQWNFPIFFSPNNKKRLYAASNHLHVTENEGQSWKLISPDLTRNDPKTLKSSGGPITQDNTGVEYYGTIFAATESSYEAGLIWTGSDDGLVHVSKNNGDSWDNVTPKKMPEWMMINCIEVDPFTKGGAYIVGTKYKSGDYKPYIYKTENYGKSWKLIVNGIGNEDFTRALRADPKRKGLLYAGTERGMYISFNDGKDWESFQRNLPIVPITDLTIKNDNLIAATQGRSLWIIDDLTPIHQLTKATEKDVFLYEPKDAYNMSGGLGRTSRTAGTNHPGGVAVNYFIKNNEEKDTISLSFYDANDNLIKKYATKPNKEKKEETLKVKDGNNIFYWNMMYPGAESIKGMILWWASLSGPMALPGNYKVELTVNDKKMTQNFNILRNPTSEATQSDMKAQFDFINDINTKMTEIHKALKNVKKVRSQVGVLQKSIKDKEKHKALLDYADTLVKDMTKIEETLYQTKSKSGQDPLNYPIRLNNKLAHLNSLTRIGNYAPTQQAIDFKNEITKEIDAELAKLNTLFVNGVRELNQKVKESDIDLIQLD; this is encoded by the coding sequence ATGAAAAAATATCTTTTTCTGGTAATTTGCATGATTTTCTCTGCGAATGCCAAAGTTAATGCACAAAAAAATGCTAACAAAGTTTCTAACGAATATTTTAGCGCAGTAAAATGGCGAAATATTGGCCCTTTTAGAGGTGGAAGAAGTGCTGCTGTTACTGGCGTTTCTGGAAAAGCAAATCTTTTTTACATGGGAGCAACTGGTGGTGGTGTTTGGAAAACTACAGATGCTGGTAATACTTGGCAAAATATTTCCGACGGATTTTTCGGTGGTTCTGTGGGGTCTGTAGCTGTTTCTGAATCGGATAATAATGTAATGTATGTTGGAATGGGAGAAAAAACCGTTCGTGGAAATGTTTCTTCTGGAGATGGAATTTGGAAATCGGTAAACGCAGGAAAAACTTGGAAACACATAGGTTTAAAAAACTCACGCCATATTCCAAGAATGAGAATTCATCCTAAAAACCCAGATATCGTTTTTGCAGGAGTTATGGGCGATTTATACAAACCAACCCAAGAAAGAGGTGTTTACAAATCTATTGATGGTGGAGAAAACTGGAAAAAAGTATTGTTTTCTGATGAGAATTCTGGAGTAATCGATTTAATTATCGACCCAAACAACCCAAGAATTTTATACGCAACCACTTGGGATGTTCGAAGAACTCCTTACAGCTTATCTTCTGGCGGAAAAGGTTCTGCCATGTTTAAAAGTACAGACGAGGGAGAAACTTGGACCAACATTTCTGCAAATAAAGGATTGCCAAAAGGTATTTGGGGAATTTCTGGTGTTACAGTTTCTCCAGTAAATTCTGATATTGTTTGGGCATTAATTGAAAATGAAAAAGGTGGTGTATACAAATCTACAGATGCTGGGAAAACTTGGCGTTTGATAAATTCTGAGAGAAAATTACGTCAAAGAGCCTGGTATTATACACGTTTGTATGCAGATACACAAGATGAAGATATATTATATGTGTTGAATGTTCGTTACCACAAATCTACAGATGGAGGAAAAACATATTCGACTTACAATGCACCTCATGGAGATCATCACGATTTATGGATTGCTCCAGAAAACAACCAAAGAATGATTATTGGAGATGATGGAGGAGCGCAAATTTCTTTTGATGCTGGTGAAAATTGGAGCACGTATATGAATCAGCCAACTGCACAATTTTACAGAGTTACTACAGATAACCATTTTCCATATAGAATTTTAGCGGCGCAACAAGACAATTCAACCGTAAGAATTTCTCATAGAACTGCTGGCGGTTTTATTACAGAATCGGATTGGGAAGCTACTGCTGGTGGAGAAAGTGCGCATATTGCTGTAGATCCTTTAAATGATGATATTGTTTATGGTGGAAGTTATGGAGGTTTGTTAACCAGAAAAAATCATAAAACAGGAGAAACAAGAGCCATAAATGTTTGGCCAGACGATCCTATGGGTCATGGAGCTGAAGATTTTAAATATCGTTTTCAATGGAATTTCCCGATTTTCTTTTCGCCAAATAACAAAAAACGTTTGTATGCAGCTTCTAATCATTTGCACGTTACAGAAAATGAAGGACAATCTTGGAAATTAATTAGTCCAGATTTAACAAGAAACGACCCAAAAACTTTAAAATCTTCTGGCGGACCAATTACACAAGACAATACTGGTGTAGAATATTATGGAACTATTTTCGCTGCCACAGAATCGTCTTACGAAGCTGGTTTAATTTGGACGGGTTCAGACGATGGTTTGGTGCATGTTTCTAAAAATAATGGAGATTCTTGGGACAATGTAACTCCAAAGAAAATGCCAGAATGGATGATGATAAATTGCATTGAAGTAGATCCGTTTACAAAAGGTGGTGCTTATATTGTGGGCACAAAATACAAATCTGGAGATTACAAACCTTACATCTACAAGACAGAAAATTACGGAAAATCTTGGAAATTAATTGTAAATGGAATTGGAAACGAAGATTTTACAAGAGCTCTAAGAGCAGACCCAAAACGTAAAGGCTTGTTGTATGCTGGAACAGAAAGAGGTATGTATATTTCTTTTAATGATGGAAAAGATTGGGAATCTTTTCAGCGAAACTTACCAATTGTACCTATTACAGATTTAACCATTAAAAACGATAATTTAATTGCGGCAACACAAGGTCGTTCTCTTTGGATTATTGATGATTTAACACCAATTCATCAGCTAACGAAAGCAACAGAGAAAGATGTTTTCTTATACGAACCAAAAGATGCTTATAATATGAGTGGTGGTCTTGGAAGAACTTCGAGAACTGCTGGAACAAATCATCCAGGAGGTGTTGCTGTAAATTACTTTATTAAAAATAATGAGGAAAAAGACACTATTTCTTTATCTTTTTACGATGCAAATGACAACCTTATCAAAAAGTATGCTACAAAACCCAATAAAGAAAAGAAGGAAGAAACTTTAAAAGTAAAAGACGGAAATAATATTTTCTACTGGAACATGATGTATCCTGGAGCTGAGTCTATAAAAGGAATGATTCTTTGGTGGGCTTCTTTAAGTGGACCAATGGCTTTACCTGGAAACTATAAAGTTGAATTGACTGTAAATGATAAAAAAATGACTCAAAATTTTAATATTTTGAGAAACCCAACTTCTGAGGCTACCCAAAGTGATATGAAAGCACAGTTTGATTTCATAAATGATATCAACACAAAAATGACGGAAATACACAAGGCTTTAAAAAATGTAAAGAAAGTTCGAAGTCAAGTTGGGGTGTTACAAAAATCTATTAAGGACAAAGAAAAGCACAAAGCGTTGTTAGATTATGCAGATACTTTGGTAAAAGACATGACCAAAATTGAAGAAACTTTGTATCAAACAAAATCTAAAAGCGGACAAGATCCTTTGAATTATCCAATTCGTTTAAATAATAAATTGGCGCATTTAAACTCTTTAACCAGAATTGGAAACTATGCTCCAACACAACAAGCCATAGATTTTAAGAATGAAATTACCAAAGAGATTGATGCAGAATTGGCAAAACTAAACACTTTGTTTGTAAATGGAGTAAGAGAATTAAACCAAAAAGTAAAAGAAAGCGATATCGATTTGATTCAGTTAGATTAG
- a CDS encoding 3-phosphoshikimate 1-carboxyvinyltransferase, with protein MDILLNVLEDKKIKEEITISGSKSESNRLLILQNLFPEIAIENVSDSDDSIHMQHALSTDKETVDIGHAGTAMRFLTSYFAVKEGRETVLTGSERMQNRPIEILVNALKDLGAEISYEDKVGYPPIRIKGRKLTTDKVQINGNVSSQYISSLLLIASKLENGLTIELVGEITSVPYINMTLSLLHQLNIDANFEGNIIKVLPKKEIVKQTVVVESDWSSASYFYSIVASAEIGSTIKLSAYKKESLQGDSCLAEIYQHFGVSTTFGANFIILKKEKATDKNVLEIDLRDAPDIAQTIAVTCFSEGISCNLTGLHTLKIKETDRLEALKEELTKLGASISVTNKSLHLEKSLEINENISIKTYNDHRMAMAFAPLALKVPIKILNAEVVTKSFQKFWEDMQQIGVKIDKL; from the coding sequence ATGGACATATTGTTAAATGTTTTAGAGGATAAAAAAATAAAGGAAGAAATAACAATTTCTGGTTCTAAAAGTGAATCTAATAGATTACTTATTTTACAAAACTTGTTCCCTGAAATTGCGATTGAAAATGTATCAGACTCAGACGATTCTATTCACATGCAACACGCTTTATCTACTGATAAAGAAACTGTAGATATTGGGCATGCAGGAACAGCAATGCGTTTTTTAACTTCCTATTTTGCAGTAAAAGAAGGTAGAGAAACTGTGCTTACAGGTTCCGAAAGAATGCAAAATAGACCGATTGAAATTTTGGTAAACGCCCTAAAAGATTTAGGCGCAGAAATTTCTTACGAAGATAAAGTTGGGTATCCACCAATTAGAATAAAAGGAAGAAAATTAACAACAGATAAAGTACAAATTAACGGAAACGTAAGTAGCCAATATATTTCTTCTTTACTATTAATCGCTTCAAAATTAGAAAACGGATTAACCATAGAATTGGTAGGAGAAATTACCTCAGTTCCTTATATAAATATGACATTGAGTTTGTTGCACCAATTAAATATTGATGCCAATTTCGAAGGAAATATCATAAAAGTACTTCCGAAGAAAGAAATTGTAAAACAAACAGTTGTAGTAGAAAGCGATTGGTCTTCTGCAAGTTATTTTTATTCAATAGTTGCATCTGCAGAAATTGGTTCTACTATAAAATTATCAGCCTATAAAAAAGAAAGTTTACAAGGCGATTCTTGCTTGGCAGAGATCTACCAACATTTTGGAGTTTCAACAACTTTTGGTGCCAATTTTATCATCTTAAAAAAAGAAAAAGCAACCGATAAAAATGTTTTGGAGATCGATTTAAGAGATGCACCAGATATTGCACAAACCATTGCAGTTACTTGTTTTTCTGAAGGAATTTCTTGCAATTTAACAGGTTTACACACGTTAAAAATTAAAGAAACAGACAGGTTAGAAGCTTTAAAAGAAGAATTAACCAAATTAGGAGCTTCTATTTCAGTAACTAACAAGAGTTTGCATTTAGAAAAATCATTAGAAATTAACGAAAATATTTCTATAAAAACCTATAACGATCATCGAATGGCAATGGCATTTGCGCCTTTGGCATTAAAAGTTCCTATTAAAATATTAAATGCGGAAGTAGTTACAAAATCGTTCCAGAAATTCTGGGAAGACATGCAACAAATTGGTGTTAAAATAGATAAACTATAA
- the queA gene encoding tRNA preQ1(34) S-adenosylmethionine ribosyltransferase-isomerase QueA — MKLSHFEFELPEELLAVYPAEHRDESRLMVLDRKTQTIEHKQFKDVINYFDEGDVLMLNNTKVFPARMFGNKEKTGARIEVFLLRELNAENRLWDVLVDPARKIRIGNKLFFGEDDSLVAEVIDNTTSRGRTLRFLFDGSYEEFRAKLLELGQTPLPKEINREVEAMDEERYQTIFAKHEGAVAAPTAGLHFSKHLMKRLEIKGVDFAEMTLHVGLGTFSAVEVEDLSKHKMDSEQIVIPAATADKINKAKKEKRRICAVGTTVMRTIESSVSSKQELNAFEGWTNKFIFPPHDFSIANAMITNFHPPKSTLMMQSAAFAGYDFLMEAYKEAIKEGYKFSTYGDAMLIL; from the coding sequence ATGAAATTATCACATTTTGAATTTGAGTTACCAGAAGAGTTATTAGCAGTTTATCCAGCAGAACACAGAGATGAATCTCGTTTAATGGTTTTGGATAGAAAAACTCAAACTATAGAACACAAACAATTTAAAGACGTTATAAATTACTTTGATGAAGGTGATGTATTAATGTTGAACAATACCAAAGTTTTCCCAGCAAGAATGTTTGGAAACAAAGAAAAAACAGGTGCAAGAATAGAGGTTTTTCTTTTAAGAGAACTAAATGCAGAAAATAGATTGTGGGATGTTTTAGTAGATCCAGCAAGAAAAATTAGAATTGGAAACAAATTATTTTTTGGCGAAGACGATAGTTTAGTAGCAGAAGTTATAGACAATACTACTTCTAGAGGTAGAACATTACGCTTCTTATTCGATGGTTCTTACGAAGAATTTAGAGCCAAATTATTGGAATTAGGGCAAACACCTTTACCAAAAGAAATAAATAGAGAGGTAGAAGCCATGGACGAAGAGCGTTACCAAACTATTTTCGCAAAACACGAAGGAGCTGTAGCTGCACCAACTGCTGGTTTGCATTTTTCGAAACATTTAATGAAGCGTTTAGAAATTAAAGGAGTCGATTTTGCAGAAATGACGTTACATGTTGGTTTAGGAACTTTTAGTGCAGTTGAAGTAGAGGATTTATCGAAACATAAAATGGATTCCGAGCAAATTGTAATTCCGGCTGCAACAGCAGATAAAATTAACAAAGCGAAGAAAGAAAAAAGAAGAATTTGTGCTGTAGGTACTACTGTTATGCGAACTATAGAATCTTCGGTTTCTTCGAAACAAGAATTAAATGCATTCGAAGGTTGGACGAATAAATTTATTTTTCCACCACACGATTTTAGCATTGCAAACGCGATGATTACCAATTTTCATCCACCAAAATCTACCTTAATGATGCAGTCTGCTGCATTTGCAGGATACGATTTCTTAATGGAAGCCTACAAAGAAGCTATAAAAGAAGGATATAAATTCTCGACTTACGGAGACGCAATGTTGATTCTCTAA
- the rlmN gene encoding 23S rRNA (adenine(2503)-C(2))-methyltransferase RlmN — protein sequence MTKKKDIRALTKEQLRDFFVENGDKAFRGNQVYEWLWSKSLHTFEAMTNISKETREMLEENFVINHIKVDSMQKSKDGTIKNGIKLHDGLVVESVLIPTPKRTTACVSSQVGCSLDCKFCATARLKRMRNLNPDEIYDQVVVIDKQSRLYHNKKLTNIVFMGMGEPLMNYKNVLKSIEMITSPEGLGMSSKRITVSTSGVPKMIKKMADEEVKFNLAVSLHSAIDEVRTSIMPFNTTFPLADLRESLEYWYEKTKRAITYEYIVWGGINDRKEDIKALVEFCKYVPCKINLIEYNPIDDGEFQQASASAINNYISNLEMNDITVNVRRSRGKDIDAACGQLANKA from the coding sequence TTGACAAAAAAGAAAGACATAAGAGCCTTAACAAAAGAACAATTAAGAGATTTTTTTGTAGAAAATGGCGACAAAGCATTTCGTGGAAATCAGGTTTATGAATGGCTTTGGAGCAAGTCTTTGCATACTTTCGAAGCAATGACAAACATTTCTAAAGAAACCAGAGAAATGTTAGAAGAAAACTTTGTTATCAACCACATCAAAGTAGATTCTATGCAAAAAAGTAAAGATGGTACCATAAAAAACGGCATAAAATTACACGATGGTTTGGTGGTAGAATCCGTTTTAATTCCAACTCCAAAAAGGACCACAGCCTGTGTTTCCAGTCAAGTTGGTTGTAGTTTAGATTGTAAATTCTGTGCAACTGCACGTTTAAAAAGAATGCGAAATCTAAATCCAGACGAAATTTACGACCAAGTAGTTGTAATCGACAAACAAAGTAGATTATACCATAATAAAAAACTAACCAACATTGTTTTTATGGGAATGGGAGAACCCTTAATGAACTATAAAAACGTGCTAAAATCTATTGAGATGATTACTTCACCAGAAGGTTTAGGAATGTCGTCTAAAAGAATTACGGTTTCCACTTCTGGAGTGCCAAAAATGATTAAAAAAATGGCAGACGAAGAAGTAAAATTCAATTTAGCAGTTTCATTACATTCAGCAATAGATGAAGTTCGCACTTCAATTATGCCTTTTAATACAACTTTTCCTTTAGCCGATTTAAGAGAATCTTTAGAATATTGGTACGAAAAAACAAAAAGAGCAATTACCTACGAATATATTGTTTGGGGTGGCATTAACGACCGAAAAGAAGACATTAAAGCATTGGTAGAATTTTGTAAATATGTGCCATGTAAAATCAATTTAATCGAATACAACCCCATTGACGATGGCGAGTTTCAACAAGCAAGTGCATCTGCAATAAATAATTATATTTCTAATTTAGAAATGAACGATATTACAGTAAACGTAAGACGTTCCAGAGGAAAAGATATAGATGCCGCTTGTGGGCAATTAGCGAACAAAGCGTAG